One genomic segment of Sminthopsis crassicaudata isolate SCR6 chromosome 4, ASM4859323v1, whole genome shotgun sequence includes these proteins:
- the LOC141539382 gene encoding protein S100-A12-like encodes MTDLENACETIVNIFHQYSVRTDDFDTLSFNEFKRLVKEQFPNWLGRVNDPEFITNTFQNVDKNKDKQVDFGEFVNLLIPLIKATHDHLHERDHNH; translated from the exons ATGACTGATCTGGAAAATGCTTGTGAAACGATAGTTAATATATTCCACCAGTACTCTGTGAGGACAGATGATTTTGACACACTTTCCTTTAATGAGTTCAAAAGGCTTGTGAAGGAGCAATTTCCCAACTGGCTTGGG agagtaaATGATCCAGAATTTATCACAAACACCTTCCAAAATGtggataaaaataaagacaaacaagTCGACTTTGGGGAGTTCGTGAACTTGTTGATCCCTCTGATAAAAGCTACTCATGATCATCTCCATGAGAGAGATCATAACCACTGA